In Pan paniscus chromosome 15, NHGRI_mPanPan1-v2.0_pri, whole genome shotgun sequence, the sequence GGAGCCCCTCTCTTCCTTAAGTAGGAATCTGTGAAGCAAAATGTTTGCTGCCAGAGAAAAATCAGACTGTCAGTCATTAAAAACAGCATTAGCAGGATGAGGATAGCAATGGGGAAGGGTTGTGGGCAATGCAGTAACAGGGAAATGGCTTCAGAAATGGTTTGAGTTGGAAGACAACATTCTTCATCTCTCAGGACTTCTAATTCCTTGATGCTAAAAGAAGAGGCATGGATTCTATGAGCTTCCAAGTCCCTTTCCACTTTAACCTTCTACAAATCTTCCAGAGGACTGCCTAGTAGCAAAGGTTATTCCTGGACACAGGAAAGACGGGCATTACAGGGACCAAAGCTCTGAAAGGTGACTTTTATTACCAACACACTGGCTGGAAAAGGGACAAACCACATCACGGGTGAGTGATACTTCTCAGTCTTCTCTACTCATTCAACAAAGGAAATGTGGGCTGGGGCAGAggtcttttttcatttaatactgGAAAAATATTGAAGAGCACCCATGTTCACTTATGGCTGGTTTTGCTatagaaattggaaaataaagGCCACTTTTTTGAAATCCCCAGTTTAATTAAACCAGATTTTGGcctattggtataaacatatcAGAAGGTAAGTTTGAGGTTAGCTAGCAGCTAACTAGTTCTAATAGAACCAGTCACAGAATAGTGGGCTAAGATTAGAGGTAAAACTCATtttaggccagtggttctcaactttaCCATATTGcgagcttaaaaaaaaacaaaacacaacctgggggctccccctgccccactaaaattttgatttaattggtctggaatATAGGCCAGGcgttaggattttaaaaaaatatcctcAGGTGATTCTATTGCATAGCCCAGGTTGAGAAGCACTGCCCCACCCCGCtgtgattctgcatttctaaccagctccTAGGTGAAGTCCATGCTGCTGttacagaccacactttgagcagCAAGAATCTGACTTTAGAGATACACTCAGGATTAAAGTATGAATGAAAATATGAATCTTAAGGGTATTTTTCTAGTCACTAAACTAGGGATTTGCAGCAGCAGTAGAATGGAGAGTAAGaccaaaagaacaaaaagtaaattCATTTACTAACAAAGGAGAGGGGAAAGAACAGCCCTTCATGGGCAAAAGCTTCTAccatgaacatttatttttgttaaagcaGATTATAAATTTTCATcagtacaaatatatataacttaCATTTGATTGTAAGGCCAACGTTCAAAAGTAAAAATGAGATGAGCTCTCTTATTGTTATCCGAGGTCAAGAGGCTGCAACTGTCAAGGGGATGTTCTCACCGAAAGGGGGTTTGGGGGAAGAGGACACACACAAAGCTAATAAAACCAGAATCCCCATCCCCACAAAACTCATGGGAACAAAATTTAAAGGataaaacaaaacccaccaaGACCCATATTACAAACCAATATGGTAACCTGTGTTCCCTTCTATGGTATGATTATGTCATGTTACCTTAGTGTTAAAGGATTAACATAAGGAAATTGcagcaatatataaaagatatattctcTATAGAGCAtatttcgattgattccattaAAATAATGACATTAGAATTCCATCATAGGTTTAAAACCAGGACAATACtgcttttcctttatttaaaaaaaactacaacCTAGTGACTGTATTGGTCATAAGTATGATTGTTGTTGCAATGTGCTACTTACAATGAATGACAGAAAACAAGCTAGGGATCCTGTCTGCAGCTTCCAgcctttcctctttttatttcagtaggcATCAATGATAAATCAATCTTATGTACAATTTCTTACAACTAGCCCCTTTACCTTTGGCAAGATTACTTACAACTCATACAACTTCTTAATATCTGAgaactatttaaaatattctaaatgcataaaaataaagattttggcttttgatatatataatatttattctgTTACTCAAAATGGAAGCTCAACTTCTCCCCCAAAATATAGCTCTGCTGGGCAGTTGCTGATATGCCCTCCTGGGAATTCTGGCAGCACAGCGTGCCTCTCTGTTCCCTAGCCTGAGCACAAACCATTCTTCTTGATCTCTAATACAGGCCACTACTGCCAGGAGGCAGGTGAATGGCCTGAAAAACAAAGGGAGATTGCTTTGCTTCCTGTTGTGTTTTACATTTCAGTAAATGTGCTTTGAATATAGATTCTTGTTCAGATACTTTGCCTCTCTGTTGCCAGAGATTTGTAATGGGGTGAGGGAAGAGGGAGTACAGAAAGCAACATTTCCTTGACTTCTTTAGCCTAATTGCAAGGCAGCTTTTCTCTAGGAATGCTTTTTCCCACGTCTTTCAAAATCACCCCTCACAGTACTCTGGGCCTGGACTTGTTCCTTGGGACCTTTGGGATTAGTGAAAAGAGTACTAATCAGGAGACAAAGTCTGTTTTGCTCCTTTGACCGCTACCCCCTGCTCCCTGTCTGGTATGGACAAGATACATAGCCATAAGGATTGCTTAAAGTTCAATTTCAAACGTCTTCTGTAAGTCACTGGAGAAAGGGTTGGTAGGGGAGGGATTAGTACGCTGCTTGGACTTATTTTCTAATGCAGCCCACTGGGCTTCAAAAGGATCCActgggcaggtgcctgtaggAACCTCTGTATGCCTGTCTGCTGAGGCCAACCTGCCATCATCTACACCATTGAAAGCTGCAGAACCGTTGAGGTGCTGAGCAGGAGGCTTAAAGAAGGGACTGGTGGTAGCACTGCTTGCCTCGTAGTGAGGGAATGTCTGCTGCCTGACCAGGCTGGGTGACTGATGGGGATGGGCAGCCTGAGGGTGGCCTGCAGTGCCAAATACGTTGGCCACCATCTGGGAGGGAGTGATGCCCACCACAGGCACATTAGGGGCTGGATAGGGCATTCCATTGGCCACAGGATAGGACTGGGCAGGGACAAAGGCTGGTTGCAGGGCTGGGACCACACCCACTGGCACAGGCTGAGAGGTGAGGAATGCATTCCCTTGGAAAGGTGGTGCTGGCTGGGAGATGGCAGTGGgtggaggaggctggagaactgGCTGCAGAGGAGCAGCTGAGGCCTGGGGCTGCTGAGCCCGGACGCTCTTAGACACCTCTTCTAACCATCGGTCGGCCTCAGAGGGCGTACGTCTATGACCGGCCTGGAAGAGACCTGGAGAGGCAGCACCAGAAGATTGACCCCACTCGGTCCCTGGAACCAACAAGATGAGAGACAAAAGAATCAGTTAGGGGCATCTTTCCTCACCTTATAATTTTGGTTATTTGAATGATCCTAACATGTACAACATGTCCCCCCGTAATGGGACATTTTGTGGTTTTGATAGGTAGGAGGAAAGTCTCTAGTACCAACTGGGATTTTGTGGTAGGATGAAGAAAACTTGTCAAGACCATGCTGCTGTGTCAGCCACACTGAAGCACTGTCTAGATATGGCTCAAATGCATTAAACCAAGGCAGCTGACTGATGTCAGAAACCCCTCGCTGCTGCTATGGCTCATCCACAATACAGAAACTAGCTGgttgtggtagctcacacctgtaatcccagctacttgtgaggctgaggcaggaggactacttgagcccaagagctggaggctgcagtgagctatgactgtgccaccgcactctggcctgggcaacacagtgagaactctgtcttaaaaaaaaaaaaaaaaaaaaaaaggccacgtgcagtggcttatgcctgtaatcccagcactttgggaggccgaggtgggcagatcacccgaggtcaagagatcgagactatcctggccaacatggtgaaaccccgtctctactaaaaatacaaaaattagctgggcgtggtggtatgcatctgtagtcccagctactcgggaggctgaggcaagagagttgcttgaacctgagaggcagagggtgcagtgagccaagatactccagcctggtgacacagcgagactccgtctcggaaaaaaaaaaaaaaaaaaaaaaaacacctagctTGCACATCCTCTAAAGGGCCCAAGGCAATTCATCTTCTGCTCTAacagagcaaaaagaaaataaccagTGACCTGGCCATATCTTGCTGGCCTCTGCCTGGCTTCCAGAAATATGCTGTCTTTTTGGTGAACTGCCTTTATTACTATGTTAAAACCttttgaggccgggtgtggtggctcacacctgtaatcccggcagttttggaggccaaggcgggtggatcacgaggtcaggagttcgaaaacagcctggtcaacatggtgaaaccccatttctactaaaaatacaaaaattgattgggcatggtggcatgcacctgtagtcccagctactcgggaggctgaggcaggagagttgcttgaacctgagagatggaggttgcagtgagccaagatcatgccactgcattccagcctgggtgacagaacaatactctgcctccaaaaaaaaaaaaaaaaactttttggttTTATAATTAATAGATGTTTTTTATACAAAACTAGAAagtacaaaaaagcaaaaatgaagtgCTTTTTGTAGCACTTTTTGTAGGCCTCCTATTGTAGGAGGCAGGGCCCCCTCTTTCTACAGGCATGTCTGCACATCACCAAATCCGGTGAGGGATTCTCTGAGGTGGGGccctggaatcttttttttttttttttttttttgagacagagtattgctctgttgcccaggctggagtgcagtggcgcaatcttggctcacggcaacctctgtctcccaggttcaagcgattctcctgcttcggcctcctgagtagctgggactatatgcgcatgccaccgcgcctggctaatttttgtatttttagtagagatggtttcaccatgttggccaggatggtctccatctcctgacctcgtgatccacccgcctcagcctcccaaagtgctggaattacaggcatgtgccaacatgcccagccggaatctgtattttataaaAGCTCTATGGGTGGGGCTCTGTTCCACAGTCCTGTTCCACAGTCCTAATGACTATCAGTCTGATCTCTTTTGTTCTCCTTCACCATCCTTTCTTATGTAAGCAACTTATTTCCAGGAGGGAACATAGTTTTCCTGAAAGGATTCCTCCCTAGTTCCCACTCAGCTAACTGGCTGAGTTTTAGAACCAGGGTCACTTATCTGATCCCAGAATCCTCAACACCATCTGTGGCCACCTTACCCGAACATGTGGCTGCAATTTCCTTGTTAGCAGCATCAGGGGCATGGGCCCAAGGGTTGGTTTCACGCACAGGCATTGCTACGGGTGCTAGAGCAGTATGGGCTGGCTTAGCAAGCACATGGAAGGCTGAGTCAGTGCCATTAGCTACAATGGGAGCAGACAACATCAATGGAGTTAATTCATGCAGGGTGTACAAGTGACCCCTTGGAGCTGGGAAAACCATGATATCTTGCATTGGATGTACATACCATTAGGCAAAGAAGGAATCAGaggttgtaatttttaaatggttgtatAGATAAAGTCAAATAACTGTTCTAGGAAAATATGTCCATGGGGAGTGGGGAAATGAAACCTACGAAAACAATTTCAAATTAAGGTGAACAGAGCTGCTGCGTCTTAGAAGCAGCAAAAAATATCTAACTATTCTAGATATAGCTTAGCCTTTGGCATAATGAAGTAGGTATAGCATTTCCCTCTTCTTCACTTTTCCAAAAGGTCAAATTATGTTAACAATAATACTggttaaaaataggccaggcgcggtggctcacgcctgtaatcccagcactttgggaggccgaggtgggtggatcacctgaggtcaggagttcgagaccagcctggccaacgtggcgaaaccccgtctctactaaaaatacaaaaattagctgggtgtggcagtgtgcaCTTGTAagcctagctactagggaggctgaggcaggagaatcacttgaacccgggaggcggaggttgcaatgagcctagatcacaccactgcactccagcctgggcaacagagtaagactccatctcaaaaaaaaaaaaaaaattactctgtttcctcctcaaaagttaaaatgtatatatgattCGTTATTATGTGCTAGTCATTAAGCTAATATTTTACatgcatcatttcatttaattctctcaaaaACCCTACGAGTCTGGTATTATCCCCCTATTACAAATGAGAAATCAAAGTTggtatgttttcatttgcttgaTAAATTTGTAATTTGCTACACaattaatttcaactttttttgaaggtttttttttttttttaactctcctGGTAACtcacagaacatttttttttaacaaagatttTTTCCCCCTCTATGATGTTTACAATATCACAAAATACCTACTATTCTTTCCTCATCTCCCCTTATTAAAATCTGCTAACCCTTGTTCCTTTTACTCCAGATACCTATATTAGTTTCTTCTCCTTAGCCCAGCTCTCAATAACATTCAGTTTGGTGTAGACAAGCACCTTCCCCTGACCTACAATATAATTATATCCTTTTTAGGACTGGACAGCCATGCCTATGGTGGtgttggtacttttttttttttttttttttttttttttgagatggggtctcgctcttgtcacccaggctggagtgcaatggtgtgatctcggctcactgcaacctccggctcccaggttcaagcaattctcctgcctcagcctcccgagtagctgagattacaggtgcctgccaccatgcccggctaacttttgtatttttagtagagacgaggtttcaccatgttggctaggctggtcttgaactcctgacctctggtgatctgcctgcctcagcctccctgttgggattacagatgtgagccaccgcacccagccggtgTTGGTACTGTTTACCTAGAGTTTGTCTAAAAGACTGCCTTTGCTTTTTTGgtggcaaaaaaaatttttttttcacctagAAACTGGGAGCCCTCTAATGGCAGGGAAAGGAAACTGAAATATTCAATTTTGCACACTTAGTGCCTTGTAGGCTGGCAGAATCAGCAGAATGTAACGGGTACTATATTCAGGAGGACCTGAGTTTAAATCCTGTCTGTAAGATTTGGGCAATTTACttatcctctctgagcctcttttttttttttccatctgtaacacctacctcacagggttgttgtggggattaaatgaaataatgcatgaatACCTACCACAATGTGGCAAGCAAtgtgtaagtgctcaataaattgtgCCTATTATTACCGGTATTATAAATGTTTGTTAGATGACATGAAAAGTCATTTGGTACACATGACTATGAaggtttattaaaaagaaaaagaaaaggacccTTGGAGAAAAAGTGTGTAGTTCTTCCAGTAGAAGCAGGGCACTATCTCTGGAGTAAAACTTCCGCTGAGCTCTCTTTCAAAAGAAACGGAGAAACAGCAATTATAGCAACTCAAATTCTACAAGTCTGTAACTTAAGTTACATAAATTCTTTGCTGACCTCCGAGTCAGTATCCACTATTTAGTCAGTATCTCTGAAAACAACTTTTAACTTTTCAATGCCACAAAGGCAAATTTTAAGACACTTGTTATAGAAGATGAACTAAAGAGCTCAAAGGAGTGCCTTTTTCTTTATTAGCCTCTTTGACAGGGCAGAGACTAGGTGAGTCCAGGGCTTCTCAACGTTGGCAccactgacattttgggctggataatccTTGTTGTGGGTGCTGTCGTCTACACTGAAGGATGTTTAGTGGCATTCTTGGCATCTAACCACATGCCAGTaacacccccaacccccaacttGTAAAGccccaaaatgtctccagacagtgAAAGACAAACTTTGCCCCGGTTGAGAACCACTACACTAAAGAAAGCATAACCTTTGAACCAATTCTGATGACTACTGCTTTTGGGAAACTGGATGGGTATGCTGATCCTTAACAGTCAAGTGGGAAATAAGGCAGTAGGTTGGGACTACAGAAATTCCTTATAGAATGGGGTGAAAGATGGGCACATGCAGAATGACAAACACAGACATCTTAGAAAACAGGAAGGGCACAAAGACATCGTCGAATGGAGAAATCAATGAATCTAAGACATCAAATAGAGAAATTAATGGGTCTGACCAGGCCTTGGGAAGCTCAGGATGCCAACTTACAGTTAGTGAGCAGTGTACTAAAAGTACTGGTTGTAAAGAGAACAGCTGAGCAGGTCAGAGGGCACCAACCTTGGAAGGTAGGAGATTGTGGTGCCACCACTGTCACTGGTTTGGTCATCGGAGCAGATGAGAAGGGGTCCTCAGGTGTGCTGAAGGCACTGGTGATCTGTGAGCACAGGGAGCTGATGCTCTCTGCCTCCCCTTCTACCTCTGGCACTGCAAGGCAAACAGAAAATGGCTCCAGACAGAAAAATGGAATAATCCTGAAATTTGACAGTATGATGCAAGCTGGCATTTTATACTGTATCTCCTGTTTATGTAAGAAAAGGCTCAATTAACTGTATGGCGGGGCTACAAAACCAGTTTCAAAAAATTTACTGGCCACAATTTCATTGGCTTTTCAGATGGGAAAGTATAAAAATGTCAACAATTAATGTACTAAGGCACATCTTCCTCCCTTACAAATCCccaaatttcttcatttcttcttcttataacaCTGTTGGGAATCTGTCCTTTTTGTGCCAAGATGTTCAGCTAGCCAGATCTTTGTAGAAGACATCTGCAACCTGTATGCCTTCCAACGTGTTCTCAAGACTGTGATCTGAATTAGGTTCTGGAGCCTTTAGTAATTCTGTCAGGAAAATGGGTTCAAGTCTGGGCACTAGTGGATGCTTAGTGCTTTTCTCTGTAACAAACTATGACAATGTCATCAATCTCATTTTTCTCCAAAGTCTCCAGTACTAAGCATATGATCTATGATAACATGAAAAAATGAGCAGAGGTGTACGACGCTAGGGCCTTTATTCTTAATACTGACTCTAGGATACTTCTGTATCACTGAGGAAGCTAATTATGTGTGCTAAAGCtctgtttgctcatctgtaaagagAATAATAGTTTTTATTCCCTGTCTGCCCTAGAAGGAGACTGAACTGAAATGAGGTACCTCAGCTGAGAACTGAAAAGACCCTCTGTAATCATCTAGTCCAACTATTCTTTAGGCCTAGTTTCATCTGTCAGATGAACTTAACTCTCTGTACTTTTATACCATCAGTAGGAATGGCCTATTGAGACAGTTTCctcatattttgttatagcaatggCTTGACATGTCTCAGAGGGAAGTAAAATAGAGCCCAACAAAAGCACTGACCAGATCTAATACTTTAGCTACAGATTTTATGATGAGGATAGACCTATAGAGGCTGGCATAGCTGTACAGAGGCCGCACAAAAGCCTGTGAGACGGTTCTGAAAGGTAATGAATACTTGTGAACAAGTCCACTGTCTGTGATGAACAACAGATCTTAGATGTACACGAAAGACCTGTCTAGAGTTTCCTCCTTATGGAGCCAACCAGCCAGAAGGACAATGAGCACATATCCATTTCTTCTGCTGGTAATGCTATGTGTTTCTAAGGCCTCTTTAATTAATTCCCTGCTGGGTCCCAAATGGCAGAATAAGAATAGAAACTTGAGACCCTTGATGTTTGGAAGCAGGTTGGCTGAAAGGCAGTGAATGAACTTACATCGGGACAAACCACAAATCTTATGGCTTAGGCTAGAAATTCCACAATGGCTCTGCTGCCTGTTTGTTGAAGAGAAATTATGGATTCACATCCCCCTCCATGGACCTTAGTTTTCCCACTATGGGAAATGACGAAAGATACAACTATCAACGAACCTCAGGGAAAGAGGAATGCCTAGTttaatgggattagtgtcttCATGGGAAGTGATGAGAATGCTTCAGTGCTCGAGTACCCAGTGAGTCAGGTAGATGCTACATTACCTGCATTTTTAATGGGGAAATCAGTCTTCCTCTGCATAGTGGAAGGCAACTCATTGATGCGTAGGGATAGTTGGCGTTTAAAGGGTGACATCTTCTGGCTAAGAGCAGGAAAACCTCGGAAAGAGCCTTGGCGAGCAAGCTGTTCAATTGGAGCATGCCGGCGTGGGATGGCATGAGGATTGTTCATCTCCAGAGAGGTCGTGGCATCAGAAGTAGGAGAGGTGGGAGAGGATGGGGATGGGGCAGTGTTGCCAGGGGCAACTGATGAACCAACGACTATCTTATCTGTTTCAGctcaagaaaataaagagaatgaagACCTTAGCAATGTCTTCAAATAATTTGCGTTTACAGAGCTGACAAATTTGAAAGCCCTCTAGGTCCTTTTACCCATTTCCTTCCCAATGTCTCTTAAAACATAAGTTAGAAGCAGGGTTCGGATCCATTTTTCAGACAGATAAAAGGCTTAGTCACGTACTGTATGTCACAAAGCATATCTACTAAGACAGAAATGTTAGATCTTTTATTCTCATTCAGTGATTTATAAATTAAGACTGTGAAAAAGATCTTAAAAACTCAATTCCTATGAATTcctaatatgtggtcttttaaaGAATGATTCATGATTTTCAATGCTTGTGTGTTAGGGGAGGAGAACTTTGGGAACTGTAGCATTAGAAAGGTCTAAATAAGCATAAGCTTAACCATATATCTTTGATTAGGTGTCAAAGAATGTCATATATaacagtctttatttatttatttatttattgtttgagatggagtttcgctctttttgtccaggctggagtgcaatggcacgatctcggctcactgcaacctccacctcccaggttcaagtgattctcctgcctcagactcccaagtagctgggattacaggtgcacaccaccacgcccaactcatttggtatttttaatacaCACGACGTTTtaccattgttggccaggctggtcatgaactcctgaccttgggtgatccacctgcctccgcctctcaaggtgctgggattacaggcatgagccaccacgcccgacctaaaGCAGTCTTTAAATCATGCATTTGTGGTTCATTTGAATAAAAGCATGCAGTAGTAAAATTTTGAACTGGATTAAATTTGAGTAAATGTAAGACTGTGGGTACCAGTTGAGTCCCATTCTGATTGTGACAAATCTCAACCACCAACTCTCACAATCCTTTGTAGATCTTGGGACTCAATCTCTTTGCAGTTGTTGCGCATAACAATGAATATTATTTGGTGGTATTAAAGAACATGCTTAATTAGTGAATAGTCTGAAGATCACTAAAGCATATTAGATAACAGTAATACAGGTTAAATTTTCTAGTACAGATAGCATGATTTTCCCCCCTTTGGCTTCCTGgtgcaaatatttacaagaaatgaaaaaaaatcactatcaataatttcatttcaaataaaaatatgtatgctttttttttggagggggctTAAGAATTAGAGCTGTTTGGGTCAGTATTAGTCAATGATGCTAACCAAAAGGGCTGGTTtaaggtcaggtgcggtggctcacacctgtaatcccagcactttgggaggccaaggcaggcagatcacctgaggtcaggagttcgagaccagcctggccaacatggtgaaagtccatctctactaaaaatacaaacattagctgggtgtggttgcattcacctgtaatcccagctactcaggaggctgaggcaggagaatcgcttgagcccaggaggtgaaggcagcAGTCAGCGGAGActgcgccactacattccagcctgggcaacagaactacactctgtctcaaaaaaaaaaaaccgaaatcaaaccaaaacaacaacaaaaaaaatgactaGTTTAGAACTAAAGgttatagtaaaaaaaattatcatatatatatatatgtttgtttttaagagacagggttttgctgttacccaggctggaggagtgcagtggcatgatcacagctcactgtaaccttgtactcctgggctccagcaatcctctggtctcagcctcccaagcagctaggattacgGATGTGCACCATCAAATatggcaaaatttttttttttttttttttttcagggatagAGTCTATGTTGCACAgtctggtcacaaactcctggcctcaagtgatgtttcctcctcagcctcctaaagtattgagattacagctgtgagccactatacctggcctcAAAATTATATTAATGTCTACTAGTTAACTTGAATTGTTTGTGCTTGTCTTGTTGGTTTTAACCCTACTTATATACAAGAATTCAAAAGTATTTTCAAGCCCTATCATTTAGTTCTAAAATATACCCAACTCACATTTATAGACTGCCGACTAACTTGAATGTTTGTACAGGCATTTCTGCTGTGATGCCATGTGTACCTAAATAAAACTCACACTCTATAAAATCACACACTAAATTAAATTAACAGGGCTATAGAAAAAAGAGTTATAGGCTTACCTCTCAAAATCTATAGACTTTTGTGACTAGAAAGCACTAAAAAACAGCAATAATATCATATAAACAGTATTACTGTTAAATCTCTCTGCTAGCATCATAGTCCGTGGATGCTTTGCAGCCTTAAGCCCTGGGACCTCTGCTGCTTCCTTTAAGATGCAGGTACTTGATTCATTTGCTTCTCATAGAGATCAGATGCATCAGAATTAAAAAGGTATTTCAGGATGGGAGGAAGTGGGTAAGAGATGTCTCTGCAGCTTCTTCAACTGCACTCTGAT encodes:
- the NUMB gene encoding protein numb homolog isoform X1, with protein sequence MNKLRQSFRRKKDVYVPEASRPHQWQTDEEGVRTGKCSFPVKYLGHVEVDESRGMHICEDAVKRLKAERKFFKGFFGKTGKKAVKAVLWVSADGLRVVDEKTKDLIVDQTIEKVSFCAPDRNFDRAFSYICRDGTTRRWICHCFMAVKDTGERLSHAVGCAFAACLERKQKREKECGVTATFDASRTTFTREGSFRVTTATEQAEREEIMKQMQDAKKAETDKIVVGSSVAPGNTAPSPSSPTSPTSDATTSLEMNNPHAIPRRHAPIEQLARQGSFRGFPALSQKMSPFKRQLSLRINELPSTMQRKTDFPIKNAVPEVEGEAESISSLCSQITSAFSTPEDPFSSAPMTKPVTVVAPQSPTFQANGTDSAFHVLAKPAHTALAPVAMPVRETNPWAHAPDAANKEIAATCSGTEWGQSSGAASPGLFQAGHRRTPSEADRWLEEVSKSVRAQQPQASAAPLQPVLQPPPPTAISQPAPPFQGNAFLTSQPVPVGVVPALQPAFVPAQSYPVANGMPYPAPNVPVVGITPSQMVANVFGTAGHPQAAHPHQSPSLVRQQTFPHYEASSATTSPFFKPPAQHLNGSAAFNGVDDGRLASADRHTEVPTGTCPVDPFEAQWAALENKSKQRTNPSPTNPFSSDLQKTFEIEL
- the NUMB gene encoding protein numb homolog isoform X9, with the translated sequence MNKLRQSFRRKKDVYVPEASRPHQWQTDEEGVRTGKCSFPVKYLGHVEVDESRGMHICEDAVKRLKAERKFFKGFFGKTGKKAVKAVLWVSADGLRVVDEKTKDLIVDQTIEKVSFCAPDRNFDRAFSYICRDGTTRRWICHCFMAVKDTGERLSHAVGCAFAACLERKQKREKECGVTATFDASRTTFTREGSFRVTTATEQAEREEIMKQMQDAKKVPEVEGEAESISSLCSQITSAFSTPEDPFSSAPMTKPVTVVAPQSPTFQANGTDSAFHVLAKPAHTALAPVAMPVRETNPWAHAPDAANKEIAATCSGTEWGQSSGAASPGLFQAGHRRTPSEADRWLEEVSKSVRAQQPQASAAPLQPVLQPPPPTAISQPAPPFQGNAFLTSQPVPVGVVPALQPAFVPAQSYPVANGMPYPAPNVPVVGITPSQMVANVFGTAGHPQAAHPHQSPSLVRQQTFPHYEASSATTSPFFKPPAQHLNGSAAFNGVDDGRLASADRHTEVPTGTCPVDPFEAQWAALENKSKQRTNPSPTNPFSSDLQKTFEIEL